Proteins from one Faecalibacterium sp. I3-3-33 genomic window:
- a CDS encoding N-acetylmuramoyl-L-alanine amidase family protein yields MNAPAAPAVSAAEDDFRPVVGDPPYRVAIDAGHGGNDPGARGVVEEKQVTAATAAALLQWLEQDSNYIPLQTREGFDATATPAQRAAAASAQSPQLLLSIHGNSAANGSTASGFECYPAVPGRTWHQESFYFARLLAGGMQSIGAKLRGRGGVRYIYYLENDQKQLVENTYTQVRPERSFTLLEDVDCPAVLAEQCFVTNAEDVKRFGSEEGCNAVARIYYEAICAYFGTEPLPVK; encoded by the coding sequence TTGAACGCACCCGCAGCACCCGCAGTCTCGGCCGCAGAGGATGATTTTCGTCCTGTGGTGGGCGACCCGCCGTACCGGGTGGCAATAGACGCCGGACATGGCGGCAACGACCCAGGCGCAAGGGGAGTGGTCGAGGAAAAACAGGTCACAGCAGCAACGGCTGCTGCGCTGCTTCAGTGGTTAGAGCAGGATTCCAATTACATTCCGTTGCAGACCCGGGAAGGCTTTGATGCAACCGCTACGCCTGCCCAGCGTGCAGCGGCTGCCAGTGCCCAAAGCCCGCAGCTGCTGCTGTCCATCCATGGCAACTCCGCAGCCAACGGCTCTACGGCATCCGGGTTTGAGTGCTATCCGGCAGTGCCCGGACGCACATGGCATCAGGAGAGCTTTTATTTTGCCCGACTGCTGGCCGGTGGAATGCAGAGCATCGGCGCAAAACTGCGCGGACGTGGGGGAGTGCGTTACATTTATTATCTGGAAAACGACCAGAAGCAGCTGGTGGAAAACACCTACACACAGGTGCGGCCTGAGCGCAGCTTTACGCTGCTGGAGGACGTGGATTGTCCGGCAGTGTTGGCGGAGCAGTGCTTTGTAACGAACGCCGAAGATGTGAAGCGCTTTGGCAGCGAGGAGGGCTGCAATGCTGTGGCACGCATTTATTATGAAGCCATCTGTGCATACTTCGGTACAGAACCGCTGCCGGTAAAATGA
- the ybeY gene encoding rRNA maturation RNase YbeY, whose translation MSNKVLITNSQKAVKVPSGLRILIRRACNAVLEYEHFDRPAEISVTFVDNAAIAELNNQYRNKPMPTDVLSFPLGENGKYDIDENNGCMMLGDIVISMERAMEQANLYGHPLQREVAFLTVHSMLHLLGYDHENGGLEAMRMREKEEAVLLQLGLPRTVSYTE comes from the coding sequence ATGTCCAACAAAGTTTTGATCACCAACTCCCAGAAAGCTGTCAAGGTGCCCTCCGGGCTCCGTATCCTGATCCGGCGCGCTTGTAACGCAGTGCTGGAATATGAGCATTTTGACCGTCCTGCCGAGATCAGCGTTACCTTTGTGGACAACGCTGCCATTGCCGAGCTGAACAACCAGTACCGCAACAAGCCCATGCCCACTGATGTGCTGAGCTTTCCTCTGGGTGAGAACGGCAAGTACGATATCGACGAGAACAACGGCTGCATGATGCTGGGCGATATCGTCATCAGCATGGAGCGCGCCATGGAGCAGGCGAACCTGTATGGACATCCGCTGCAGCGGGAGGTGGCCTTTCTGACCGTCCACTCCATGCTGCATCTGCTGGGCTACGACCACGAAAACGGCGGTCTGGAAGCCATGCGTATGCGCGAAAAAGAAGAGGCTGTGCTGCTGCAGCTGGGTCTGCCCCGCACGGTCAGCTACACGGAATGA
- a CDS encoding PadR family transcriptional regulator: MENLALTESTYYILLSLYHPQHGYGIMQQTEQLSGGRVHLAAGTLYGALTSLCEKGWIRPLPAESGSRKKEYQLTAEGVQVLKHELARLQQLVANGESILKEEAL, translated from the coding sequence ATGGAAAACCTTGCATTGACCGAATCGACCTATTATATTCTGTTGTCTCTTTACCATCCGCAGCACGGCTATGGCATCATGCAGCAGACAGAGCAGCTTTCCGGCGGCAGAGTCCATCTTGCCGCCGGGACACTGTACGGCGCATTGACTTCTCTGTGCGAAAAAGGCTGGATTCGTCCCCTGCCCGCTGAGAGCGGCAGCCGAAAAAAGGAATATCAGCTTACCGCAGAGGGCGTACAGGTATTAAAGCACGAGCTTGCCCGCTTGCAGCAGCTTGTGGCAAATGGTGAGAGCATCCTGAAGGAGGAAGCCTTATGA
- a CDS encoding PhoH family protein produces the protein MAEKCIELDSVEIAAAVFGNCDRNIRLLEKEFSVTAVCRGTQLRISGEPANVAAANRAVEGMLLLIENRTPLEDQTVHYCISLAHDGAEKRVKELTEDFVTVTVKGRPIRPKTLGQKEYLSAIRSNAITFGVGPAGTGKTYLAVAMAVKAFKAKEVSRIILTRPAVEAGEKLGFLPGDLQQKVDPYLRPLYDGLFDMLGAETYERLVEKQIIEVAPLAYMRGRTLDDSFIILDEAQNTTPEQMKMFLTRMGVGSKVVVTGDVTQIDLPGSTRSGLVDALKVLKDVNGIAQCYFTDKDVVRHRLVQEIVKAYERAAHPAAEAENKENKKNFK, from the coding sequence ATGGCGGAAAAGTGTATTGAACTGGATAGTGTAGAGATCGCAGCGGCTGTTTTTGGCAACTGTGACCGGAATATTCGCTTATTGGAAAAAGAGTTTTCTGTTACCGCTGTTTGCCGCGGTACACAGCTGCGCATTTCCGGCGAGCCTGCCAATGTGGCGGCAGCGAACCGCGCTGTGGAGGGAATGCTTCTTCTGATCGAGAACCGAACACCGCTGGAGGATCAGACCGTGCACTACTGCATCAGTCTGGCGCATGATGGCGCGGAGAAGCGGGTAAAGGAGCTGACCGAGGATTTTGTTACTGTCACGGTCAAGGGACGCCCGATCCGTCCCAAAACGCTGGGACAGAAGGAATATCTGAGCGCCATCCGTTCCAATGCCATTACCTTCGGTGTTGGCCCGGCGGGTACCGGCAAGACCTATCTGGCCGTAGCCATGGCGGTAAAAGCCTTTAAGGCCAAGGAGGTCTCCCGCATCATCCTGACCCGCCCGGCGGTGGAGGCAGGGGAGAAGCTGGGCTTTCTGCCCGGCGACCTGCAGCAGAAGGTAGACCCCTATCTGCGGCCGCTGTACGATGGCCTGTTTGATATGCTGGGTGCAGAGACCTACGAGCGTCTGGTAGAAAAGCAGATCATTGAGGTTGCCCCGCTGGCCTATATGCGTGGACGTACACTGGATGATTCCTTTATCATTCTGGACGAGGCGCAGAACACCACCCCAGAGCAGATGAAAATGTTCCTTACCCGTATGGGTGTGGGCTCCAAGGTTGTCGTTACCGGCGATGTGACCCAGATCGATCTACCGGGCAGCACCCGTAGCGGTCTGGTGGACGCGCTGAAGGTGCTGAAGGATGTGAACGGCATTGCACAGTGCTACTTTACCGATAAGGACGTTGTGCGTCACCGGCTGGTGCAGGAGATCGTAAAGGCTTACGAGCGTGCTGCCCATCCGGCTGCCGAAGCGGAAAATAAAGAAAACAAAAAGAATTTTAAGTAA
- a CDS encoding DUF2812 domain-containing protein, whose translation MREKKTVFKLFFVWDFEKEERWLNEMAQEGWVLDNTGFSFYTFVRCEPGEYIIRLEMNPSSDYRAFVKELGAEYIGGCVNWVYFRRKAELGSFELLSDIDSRLTHLSRIDRMLSLICLANLIMGVTNSLNQFRYGWLNLLCAAMLSYALGRIHGMKAALEKERSLHE comes from the coding sequence ATGAGGGAAAAGAAAACCGTTTTCAAGCTTTTCTTTGTATGGGATTTTGAAAAAGAAGAGCGCTGGCTGAACGAGATGGCGCAGGAGGGATGGGTACTGGACAATACCGGGTTTTCCTTTTATACCTTTGTGCGCTGCGAACCGGGCGAGTATATCATCCGCTTGGAGATGAACCCCAGCAGCGATTACCGCGCCTTTGTAAAGGAACTGGGTGCGGAATATATCGGCGGTTGTGTCAACTGGGTGTACTTTCGTCGGAAAGCAGAACTTGGCAGTTTTGAGCTGCTCTCGGATATTGACTCCCGCCTGACGCATCTGAGCCGCATCGACAGGATGCTTTCCCTGATCTGCTTGGCAAACCTCATCATGGGCGTAACGAACTCTCTGAACCAGTTCCGCTACGGCTGGCTGAACCTGTTGTGCGCAGCAATGCTCTCCTATGCACTGGGGCGCATCCACGGCATGAAAGCTGCATTGGAAAAGGAGCGCAGTTTGCACGAATGA
- a CDS encoding endonuclease MutS2, translating into METSYLKTLELDKIIARAAEGCVCKEARAMLLAIEPQCDPDEVRYALEQTDAINTLLIKNGSPRFGGVEGVSQLAARAVKGGVLSMGELLMVAGALRNFQHLTSWYGSSEHDALPTDDLFYALAPEPGLEQQISSAILAPDAMADTASRTLAELRKKIRATENSIRDRLESMVRNMDTSKYLQESVVSMRNGRYVVPVKSEYRGEVSGIIHDVSSTGATVFVEPQAVVEANARILQYRAQEAQEIERILVAFTAQVAAIEPQFQYSYKAMLEIDILLAKARLALELKAFKPAVRTDSSFKLIRARHPLIDPQKCVPVDIALGGEYDSLIITGPNTGGKTVTLKTAGLLCAMAQCGFLIPADERSEICVFDEFLVDIGDEQSIEQSLSTFSGHMKKITGILELAMPHTLVLLDELGAGTDPAEGAALAVAIIEELRRRGVLLMATTHYAELKVFALETKGVVNASCEFDLETLRPTYKLSVGVPGKSNAFLISEKLGIPSRVIEAAQQHLSAEDKRLDAVLGQLDDLKLQLKESQNEVEQLRNEASHQLEAARKKRDELIQQGENELEAARAKARTLAQQVETQAYALTDELRQLQKDERMSAQQKAQRAREIAKKETEKLFAGTEVVHNPVKEFVPLKEVKVGQEVCIAELNQLATVLALPDKNGDVLVRAGIIKTKVPLKGLKQPEKLVKEPTAPKTKAQQRYSRLTGDTNRPNGRVERVQRTAKMECNLLGLTVDEALSEVDSFIDRAILNGQTVVYLIHGNGTGALRTAIHKHLRGNRMVKSFRLGRYGEGESGVTVVELK; encoded by the coding sequence ATGGAAACAAGCTACTTAAAAACATTAGAACTGGATAAGATCATTGCCCGTGCAGCAGAGGGCTGTGTGTGCAAGGAAGCCCGTGCCATGCTGCTGGCCATTGAGCCGCAGTGCGACCCGGACGAGGTACGCTACGCGCTGGAACAGACGGACGCCATCAACACCCTGCTGATCAAAAACGGCTCGCCGCGCTTTGGCGGGGTAGAGGGGGTCAGCCAGCTTGCTGCCCGTGCCGTAAAAGGCGGTGTGCTTTCTATGGGCGAGCTGCTGATGGTGGCTGGTGCGCTGCGCAATTTCCAGCACTTGACCAGCTGGTACGGCTCCTCTGAGCATGACGCGCTGCCGACCGATGATCTGTTTTACGCGCTGGCACCGGAGCCGGGCCTTGAACAGCAGATTTCCAGTGCCATTCTGGCACCGGACGCCATGGCGGATACCGCCTCCCGCACTCTGGCAGAGCTGCGCAAAAAGATACGCGCCACCGAAAACAGCATTCGCGACCGGCTGGAAAGCATGGTGCGCAATATGGATACCTCCAAATACCTGCAGGAGAGCGTGGTTTCCATGCGCAACGGCCGGTATGTTGTGCCGGTCAAGAGCGAGTACCGCGGCGAGGTGAGCGGTATCATCCACGATGTATCCTCTACGGGCGCTACGGTGTTCGTGGAGCCGCAGGCAGTGGTGGAAGCCAATGCCCGCATCCTGCAGTACCGCGCACAGGAAGCGCAGGAGATCGAGCGCATTCTGGTGGCCTTTACCGCACAGGTGGCCGCCATTGAGCCGCAGTTCCAGTACAGCTACAAGGCTATGCTGGAAATCGACATCCTGCTGGCGAAGGCGCGGCTTGCACTGGAACTGAAGGCCTTCAAGCCCGCTGTGCGGACGGATTCTTCCTTTAAACTGATCCGCGCCCGCCACCCGCTGATTGATCCGCAAAAGTGCGTTCCTGTGGATATTGCACTGGGCGGGGAGTATGATTCTCTTATCATCACCGGCCCGAACACCGGCGGTAAAACGGTCACTCTGAAAACCGCCGGTCTGCTGTGCGCCATGGCACAGTGCGGCTTTTTGATCCCGGCTGACGAGCGCAGCGAGATCTGCGTGTTTGATGAATTTCTGGTGGATATCGGCGATGAACAGAGCATTGAGCAAAGCCTGTCTACCTTCTCCGGCCACATGAAAAAGATCACCGGCATTCTGGAACTGGCCATGCCGCACACCCTTGTGCTGCTGGACGAGCTGGGTGCCGGTACCGATCCCGCCGAGGGCGCCGCGCTGGCAGTTGCCATCATTGAGGAGCTGCGCCGCCGTGGCGTTCTGCTGATGGCGACCACCCACTATGCAGAGCTGAAGGTCTTTGCATTGGAAACAAAGGGCGTGGTCAATGCCAGCTGCGAGTTTGATTTGGAGACCCTGCGCCCAACCTATAAGCTGAGTGTGGGCGTACCGGGCAAATCCAACGCATTCCTGATCAGCGAAAAGCTGGGCATCCCCAGCCGCGTCATTGAGGCTGCCCAGCAGCATCTGTCTGCCGAGGATAAGCGTCTGGATGCGGTTCTGGGTCAGCTGGATGATCTGAAGCTGCAGCTGAAGGAAAGCCAGAACGAGGTGGAGCAGCTGCGCAACGAAGCTTCTCATCAGCTGGAAGCCGCCCGCAAAAAGCGGGATGAGCTGATCCAGCAGGGCGAGAATGAATTGGAAGCAGCTCGTGCCAAGGCACGCACGCTGGCACAGCAGGTGGAAACACAGGCCTATGCGCTGACCGACGAGCTGCGCCAGCTGCAAAAAGATGAGCGCATGAGCGCCCAGCAGAAAGCGCAGCGTGCCCGCGAGATTGCCAAAAAGGAGACCGAAAAGCTGTTTGCCGGTACGGAAGTGGTGCATAACCCCGTTAAGGAGTTTGTGCCACTGAAGGAGGTAAAAGTGGGGCAGGAGGTCTGCATTGCAGAGTTGAACCAGCTGGCCACCGTTCTGGCACTGCCTGATAAAAACGGCGATGTGCTGGTGCGCGCCGGTATCATCAAGACCAAGGTACCCCTCAAGGGCTTGAAGCAGCCGGAAAAGCTGGTAAAAGAACCCACTGCACCAAAAACCAAGGCGCAGCAGCGGTATTCCCGCCTGACCGGCGACACCAACCGTCCCAATGGCAGGGTAGAGCGCGTACAGCGTACTGCCAAAATGGAGTGCAACCTGCTGGGACTTACGGTGGACGAGGCACTGTCGGAGGTGGATTCCTTTATTGACCGCGCTATCCTGAACGGACAGACGGTGGTCTACTTGATCCACGGCAACGGCACCGGCGCACTGCGCACTGCCATCCATAAGCATCTGCGCGGCAACCGCATGGTAAAAAGCTTCCGTCTTGGTCGTTACGGCGAAGGTGAGAGCGGTGTGACGGTTGTAGAACTGAAATAA
- the recO gene encoding DNA repair protein RecO: MEPFVTMGLVLKETRYREADRILTILTPKLGVITAMAANSLRLKSKLFSACGLFCYSEFTLVPGRNMYTVREAEVQNIFHGVSSSIEGVSLAMYLTEMAAALSPTGEEAARELRLVLNSLYMISEHRTDLRVIKAVFELRTMSECGFMPQIVCCRDCGTYDEGDAFYLDAQEGHLLCAACAAKAGKNCNLDKAALFALRHICLVEDKKIFAFKISVGSLAKLSAVAENYALTHLDKPLKSYAFLKSVLP; this comes from the coding sequence ATGGAACCATTTGTGACAATGGGTCTGGTACTGAAGGAGACCCGTTATAGAGAAGCCGACCGCATTCTGACGATCCTTACCCCGAAGCTGGGCGTGATCACAGCAATGGCTGCAAATAGTCTGCGGCTGAAAAGCAAGCTGTTCAGTGCCTGCGGGCTATTCTGCTATTCGGAGTTTACGCTGGTGCCCGGACGCAATATGTATACCGTGCGGGAAGCCGAGGTGCAGAATATCTTCCACGGCGTTTCCTCCTCCATTGAAGGGGTGAGCCTTGCCATGTATCTTACCGAGATGGCCGCTGCGCTTTCGCCTACCGGCGAGGAAGCGGCCCGGGAATTGCGTCTAGTGCTGAACAGCCTGTATATGATCAGCGAGCATCGCACCGACCTGCGGGTGATCAAGGCAGTCTTTGAGCTGCGCACCATGAGCGAGTGCGGCTTTATGCCGCAGATTGTCTGCTGCCGGGACTGCGGCACCTACGATGAAGGAGATGCCTTTTATCTGGACGCGCAGGAAGGGCATCTGCTCTGTGCAGCCTGTGCGGCAAAGGCAGGCAAGAACTGCAATCTGGACAAGGCTGCGCTGTTTGCACTGCGCCACATCTGCTTGGTAGAGGACAAAAAAATATTTGCATTCAAGATCTCTGTGGGCAGTCTGGCAAAGCTTTCCGCAGTGGCTGAAAACTATGCCCTGACGCATCTGGATAAGCCGCTGAAAAGCTATGCCTTTTTGAAAAGCGTGCTGCCCTGA
- a CDS encoding TIGR04086 family membrane protein: MSESRGFPAELLSFLLFGVLGVAVTAAALAGFAQLMAGQGCSGSVAPILATTAVCMGSLLCTLAAAFRKKVRGLLTGLLQSTFLALPLALSAVWNGTAAEPAVVCRILAVLLCGGIGGLLGVTLRSRRHTLR; the protein is encoded by the coding sequence ATGTCTGAATCTCGTGGTTTCCCGGCGGAGCTTCTTTCGTTTCTGCTTTTCGGGGTGCTGGGGGTAGCCGTAACGGCGGCAGCTCTGGCTGGTTTTGCGCAGCTGATGGCCGGGCAGGGCTGCTCCGGCAGTGTCGCGCCGATACTTGCCACAACAGCTGTGTGCATGGGCAGTCTGCTGTGCACACTGGCGGCAGCGTTCCGCAAGAAGGTGCGCGGTCTTTTGACCGGATTGCTCCAAAGTACATTTCTGGCATTGCCGCTGGCGCTTTCTGCTGTATGGAACGGCACCGCCGCCGAGCCTGCTGTGGTGTGCCGTATTCTGGCGGTGCTGCTCTGCGGCGGTATTGGTGGACTGCTTGGCGTCACCCTGCGCAGCCGCAGGCACACGCTTCGTTGA
- the era gene encoding GTPase Era, with protein MSTTTPVQEHYDTSSVFVAVIGRPNVGKSSLTNLLVGEKVAIVTSKPQTTRTRITGVITRGPLQYVLLDTPGVHKAHNKLGKRMDKTASDSIADVDVSMMLFEPYGALNESEMALVEALHRSGPAIAVINKTDLVKDPTDLEARKAELKALGVFDEIYTISVRNKEGSEELFDALSRYAVEGPHYFDDDAYTDMPEKELVAEVIREKALLFMRDEIPHGIAVVVERFKERPGTDLIDIDVNIYCERESHKGMVIGKGGAMLKKIASAARADCEEFLGCRVNLQCWVKVKSDWRDNEFLLNNFGFKQNSSNR; from the coding sequence TTGAGTACTACAACACCCGTTCAGGAGCATTACGACACCTCCTCTGTATTCGTTGCTGTCATCGGACGACCGAACGTGGGCAAATCCAGCCTGACGAACCTCTTGGTCGGTGAAAAGGTGGCTATCGTCACCTCCAAGCCCCAGACCACCCGCACCCGCATCACCGGCGTGATCACCCGGGGGCCGCTGCAATATGTGCTGCTGGACACTCCCGGTGTGCACAAAGCCCACAACAAGTTGGGCAAGCGTATGGATAAGACCGCCAGCGATTCCATTGCGGATGTGGATGTTTCCATGATGTTGTTCGAGCCCTACGGCGCGCTGAACGAATCCGAGATGGCATTGGTAGAAGCGCTGCACCGCAGCGGCCCGGCCATTGCGGTCATCAACAAAACCGACCTTGTGAAAGATCCCACCGACTTAGAAGCACGCAAGGCAGAGTTGAAGGCACTGGGTGTGTTTGACGAGATCTACACCATCAGTGTGCGCAATAAGGAGGGCAGCGAGGAGCTGTTCGATGCCTTGAGCCGCTATGCCGTGGAAGGCCCCCATTATTTTGATGATGACGCTTATACCGATATGCCGGAAAAAGAGCTGGTGGCCGAGGTCATCCGCGAAAAGGCGCTGCTCTTTATGCGGGACGAGATCCCGCACGGTATTGCAGTAGTGGTGGAGCGCTTTAAGGAGCGCCCGGGCACAGACCTGATTGACATTGATGTGAACATCTACTGCGAGCGGGAGAGCCACAAGGGCATGGTCATCGGCAAGGGCGGTGCGATGCTTAAAAAGATCGCCAGCGCTGCCCGCGCCGACTGCGAGGAGTTCCTGGGCTGCCGGGTCAACCTGCAGTGCTGGGTCAAGGTGAAATCCGACTGGCGGGATAACGAATTTTTGCTGAATAACTTCGGCTTCAAGCAGAATTCCTCCAACCGCTGA
- the yajC gene encoding preprotein translocase subunit YajC encodes MQFLTTTSEGYISLFFTLALMLVLLYFMIYRPQKKQEKKDAAMRSSLEIGDQVTTIGGVIGRVVAIKDDTFVLETGADRVKIRFTKSAISSVEKLNMDKAPADKK; translated from the coding sequence ATGCAATTTCTGACTACCACGTCCGAAGGCTATATCAGCCTGTTCTTCACGCTGGCATTGATGCTGGTCCTGCTGTACTTCATGATCTACCGTCCCCAGAAGAAGCAGGAAAAGAAGGATGCCGCTATGCGCAGCAGTCTGGAGATCGGCGATCAGGTCACCACCATCGGCGGTGTTATTGGCCGCGTTGTCGCCATCAAGGACGACACCTTTGTTCTGGAGACCGGCGCTGACCGCGTGAAGATCCGCTTTACCAAGTCTGCTATCTCTTCTGTCGAAAAGCTGAACATGGACAAGGCTCCTGCCGATAAGAAGTAA
- the radA gene encoding DNA repair protein RadA: MGRCPSCGSWNTMNEDVVAEAPKAGTPAARQAAAARQEGVTTLTARRLSEISTTEEKSRILTGISELDRVLGGGIVLGGVVLLSGEPGVGKSTMLLQLCGAISNQHSVLYITGEESVRQVKLRAARLKVPQDNIFLAAENDVDEICGLIEKEKPDLVVIDSIQTMRCMDISSSSGTVSQVKESAARLLAVAKKQEIPMFIVGHVNKDGAIAGPKVMEHIVDTVLYFEGDKMLPYRILRAAKNRYGSTNELGMFDMTGTGLAEIENPSQMLLEGRPLGVSGNCVACTMEGSRPILSEIQALATKTNFPAPRRACSGYDYNRMNLLIAVLEKRAGYFFGNLDVYVNIVGGIALRDTACDLAVCLSMVSSLLDRPVSDKLIAIGEVGLGGEVRSVPNLEQRLHEAERIGFERAVIPKHSLAHLNAADYPGMKLVGAAYIADAINALKNDRL, translated from the coding sequence ATGGGGCGCTGCCCCAGCTGCGGCAGCTGGAACACCATGAACGAGGACGTTGTTGCCGAAGCCCCCAAGGCGGGGACTCCTGCCGCCCGGCAGGCTGCTGCGGCTCGTCAGGAGGGCGTGACCACCCTGACCGCCCGGCGGCTGTCAGAAATCAGCACCACCGAGGAAAAGAGCCGCATCCTGACCGGCATCTCGGAGCTGGACCGTGTATTGGGCGGTGGTATCGTACTGGGCGGTGTGGTGCTTTTGAGCGGTGAGCCGGGCGTGGGCAAATCCACCATGCTGTTACAGCTGTGCGGTGCCATCTCTAACCAGCACAGTGTGCTGTATATCACCGGCGAGGAATCTGTCCGGCAGGTCAAGCTGCGCGCTGCGCGGCTGAAGGTGCCGCAGGACAACATTTTTCTGGCGGCAGAGAACGATGTAGACGAGATCTGCGGCTTGATTGAAAAGGAAAAGCCGGACCTTGTGGTCATCGACTCCATCCAGACCATGCGCTGCATGGATATCTCGTCCTCGTCCGGTACGGTCAGTCAGGTGAAGGAGAGCGCCGCGCGTCTGCTGGCAGTTGCCAAAAAACAGGAGATTCCCATGTTCATCGTGGGTCATGTGAACAAGGATGGTGCAATTGCAGGCCCCAAGGTCATGGAGCATATCGTGGATACAGTGCTCTACTTTGAGGGCGACAAGATGCTGCCGTACCGCATTCTGCGGGCAGCCAAAAACCGCTACGGCTCCACCAATGAGCTTGGCATGTTCGATATGACCGGCACAGGACTTGCCGAGATTGAAAACCCATCCCAGATGCTTCTGGAAGGACGTCCGCTGGGCGTTTCCGGCAACTGTGTGGCCTGCACCATGGAGGGTAGCCGTCCTATCCTGAGCGAGATACAGGCACTTGCCACCAAGACGAATTTTCCTGCACCCCGCCGCGCTTGCAGCGGATACGACTATAACCGCATGAACCTTTTGATTGCCGTGTTGGAAAAGCGGGCAGGATACTTCTTTGGCAATCTGGATGTTTACGTCAACATTGTGGGCGGCATTGCGCTGCGTGATACCGCCTGCGATCTTGCCGTCTGCCTGAGCATGGTCTCTTCGCTGCTGGACCGCCCGGTCAGCGATAAGCTTATCGCTATCGGAGAGGTAGGTCTGGGCGGGGAAGTGCGCAGCGTGCCTAATCTGGAACAGCGTCTGCACGAGGCAGAGCGCATCGGCTTTGAGCGGGCGGTTATCCCTAAACACAGCCTTGCACACCTGAATGCCGCAGATTATCCCGGCATGAAGCTGGTCGGTGCGGCGTATATCGCAGATGCCATCAATGCGCTGAAAAACGACCGCCTGTGA
- a CDS encoding tyrosine-type recombinase/integrase, with protein MSIYLDERNPGKHAPFEDAAPDIVEYVRYLEVIAGKSANTAFSYYCDLRSFSRFMKRRRGLVTADAEFKEIDPKGLDTAFWGSITKEDIYEYLYFLNRECGNKKSSTARRLASLHGFYDYLVNQVNRLSEDPTAAIRPPKQDKVLPKYLTAEQSISLLESTQTQSDFPERDYCMVVLFLNCGMRLAELVGMDLGDIDLEQRQIRLFGKGHKERMVYLNDACVEALQLYLRKRNTMEGLSPKEKAVFITRMRKERISNRRVEQLISGAMKAAGLKGFSTHKLRHTAATLMYQTGNVDILTLKQLLGHSSVGTTQIYTHLQEFQVRSAIEENPLGKVLPIKAKKASLDTTEAAGETSAENALAGEDASEPSGPMAAFKGAAQDGFRADISAMSIEETNDSSSNT; from the coding sequence ATGTCGATCTATCTGGACGAAAGAAATCCCGGCAAGCACGCACCCTTTGAGGATGCTGCCCCGGATATTGTAGAATATGTGCGGTACCTTGAGGTGATCGCCGGCAAAAGCGCCAATACGGCGTTTAGTTATTACTGTGACCTGCGCTCCTTCAGCCGCTTTATGAAGCGCCGTCGCGGACTTGTGACCGCAGATGCAGAATTTAAGGAGATCGACCCCAAGGGGCTGGATACGGCCTTTTGGGGCAGCATAACAAAAGAGGATATCTACGAATATCTGTACTTTTTAAACCGAGAATGCGGCAACAAAAAATCCTCTACCGCCCGGCGGCTGGCCAGCCTGCACGGCTTTTATGATTATCTGGTCAATCAGGTCAACCGCTTATCCGAGGACCCTACGGCGGCTATCCGTCCGCCCAAGCAGGATAAGGTCTTGCCCAAATATCTGACGGCAGAGCAGTCTATCTCACTTTTGGAGAGCACCCAGACCCAGAGCGACTTCCCGGAGCGGGATTATTGCATGGTGGTACTGTTTCTCAACTGCGGTATGCGTCTTGCAGAGTTGGTGGGCATGGACCTTGGAGACATTGACTTAGAGCAGCGGCAGATCCGCCTGTTCGGCAAGGGCCATAAGGAACGCATGGTCTACCTGAATGATGCCTGTGTGGAGGCGCTTCAGCTGTATCTGCGCAAGCGTAACACCATGGAAGGGCTTTCACCCAAGGAAAAAGCCGTGTTCATTACGCGGATGCGCAAGGAGCGTATCTCGAACCGCAGGGTAGAACAGCTGATCTCCGGTGCGATGAAGGCCGCCGGACTGAAGGGCTTTTCCACCCATAAGCTGCGCCACACTGCCGCAACTTTGATGTATCAGACCGGTAATGTAGATATCCTTACCCTCAAGCAGCTTCTGGGACACAGCAGTGTGGGAACCACACAAATTTATACGCACCTGCAAGAATTTCAGGTTCGTTCTGCCATTGAAGAAAATCCGCTGGGCAAGGTACTGCCCATAAAAGCCAAAAAAGCAAGCTTGGATACAACAGAAGCAGCAGGGGAGACATCTGCCGAAAATGCCCTGGCGGGAGAGGACGCTTCTGAACCGTCCGGCCCAATGGCCGCCTTTAAGGGCGCTGCACAGGATGGCTTTCGGGCAGATATTTCGGCAATGTCTATCGAAGAAACTAACGATTCATCAAGCAATACTTAA